The following are encoded together in the Streptomyces sp. NBC_01717 genome:
- a CDS encoding IS256 family transposase, with amino-acid sequence MNEIVPSAVPREGRDAAARRVTGALSPAAIDRLLADAEDAGVGIDGEGGLLQQMMKAVLERALQVEMADHLGYEAGDPAGRGSGNSRNGRYPKTVTTTAGPVTVDVPRDRTGAFEPVIVPKGKRRLAQVDDMILSLYARGMTTRDITAHLKEVYGTDASPALISRITDVVSDEITAWQNRPVDEVYPILYIDALRVKVRDGGMVTSKAAHLVIGVDVDGIKNVLGIWLQDNEGAKFWLNVLTQLKNRGLKDALIVCCDGLTGLPEAISTVWDKAIIQTCVTHLIRSSMKYVTYTDRKKVAAALKPIYGAATESEALSALDQLRDEYGKNYPGLIASWERAWEEFIPFLAFDREIRRVIYTTNAIESLNYQLRKITKNRGHFPSDDAAIKLLYLGIRRIEGRHIDGDGPIPKGRTRGTGTLGWKRAMNHFMLAFPDRLPL; translated from the coding sequence ATGAACGAGATCGTCCCGAGCGCCGTGCCCCGTGAGGGCCGGGATGCCGCCGCGCGGCGTGTGACGGGCGCGTTGTCGCCGGCCGCGATCGACAGGCTGCTGGCCGATGCCGAGGACGCCGGGGTCGGCATTGACGGCGAGGGAGGTCTGCTGCAGCAGATGATGAAGGCGGTCCTGGAGCGGGCCCTGCAGGTCGAAATGGCCGACCATCTCGGCTACGAGGCCGGTGACCCGGCGGGACGCGGCTCGGGCAACTCGCGCAACGGGCGGTATCCCAAGACCGTGACCACCACGGCGGGTCCGGTCACGGTGGACGTGCCCCGGGACCGCACGGGTGCCTTCGAGCCGGTCATCGTCCCCAAGGGCAAGCGGCGCCTGGCTCAGGTCGACGACATGATCCTGTCCTTGTACGCGCGGGGCATGACCACCCGCGACATCACCGCCCACCTGAAAGAGGTCTACGGCACCGACGCCTCACCGGCCCTGATCTCCCGGATCACCGACGTCGTCTCCGATGAGATAACTGCCTGGCAGAACAGGCCCGTTGACGAGGTCTACCCGATCCTCTACATCGACGCGTTGCGGGTGAAGGTCCGTGACGGCGGCATGGTCACCAGCAAGGCCGCTCACCTCGTGATCGGCGTCGATGTCGACGGCATCAAGAACGTTCTGGGCATCTGGCTGCAGGACAACGAGGGCGCGAAGTTCTGGCTGAACGTGCTCACCCAGCTGAAGAACCGGGGCCTCAAAGACGCCCTGATCGTGTGCTGTGACGGGCTGACGGGGCTGCCGGAGGCCATCAGCACGGTCTGGGACAAGGCCATCATCCAGACCTGTGTGACCCATCTGATCCGCTCGTCGATGAAGTACGTCACCTACACCGACCGCAAGAAGGTCGCTGCCGCCCTCAAGCCGATCTACGGTGCGGCCACCGAGTCCGAGGCGCTGAGCGCCCTGGACCAGCTCCGGGACGAGTACGGCAAGAACTACCCGGGTCTGATTGCCAGTTGGGAACGCGCGTGGGAGGAGTTCATCCCCTTCCTCGCCTTCGACCGCGAGATACGCCGGGTGATCTACACCACCAACGCGATCGAGTCCCTGAACTACCAGCTGAGGAAAATCACCAAGAATCGCGGCCACTTCCCCAGCGACGACGCCGCTATCAAGCTTCTCTACCTCGGCATCCGCCGCATCGAAGGCCGCCACATCGACGGCGACGGACCCATCCCCAAGGGCCGCACCCGCGGCACCGGCACCCTCGGCTGGAAACGCGCCATGAACCACTTCATGCTCGCCTTCCCCGACCGCCTCCCCCTCTGA
- a CDS encoding sigma-70 family RNA polymerase sigma factor: MTTALLTRRNAGRHDTPLRDTTHPPTATPTTHRAHTAPAQRTATAAQMESIVELHGSALHRFCLSLTRGDRWRAEEITQETLIRAWKHPNALDASREFESFRPWLFTVARRIAIDADRARRVRPPECNDAVLTLIPEPEHGYDRLLVAELIHKALASLTAEQQAVIHCLYFRSLTGLETAKELGLPLGTVKSRTHYAIKTLKHALKEAGFAK; encoded by the coding sequence ATGACAACCGCGCTCCTCACCCGCCGCAACGCCGGCCGCCACGACACCCCCCTCCGTGACACGACCCACCCGCCCACGGCAACCCCCACGACGCACCGCGCACACACAGCTCCGGCTCAGCGGACCGCCACCGCGGCCCAGATGGAAAGCATCGTTGAGCTGCACGGATCCGCACTGCACCGATTCTGCCTGTCGCTGACACGTGGCGACCGCTGGCGTGCGGAGGAGATCACACAGGAAACCCTGATCCGGGCCTGGAAACACCCCAACGCACTCGACGCCAGCCGCGAGTTCGAATCGTTCCGGCCCTGGCTGTTCACCGTCGCCCGACGCATCGCGATCGACGCGGACCGAGCACGCCGAGTACGGCCCCCCGAGTGCAACGACGCCGTGCTCACCCTGATCCCCGAACCCGAACACGGCTACGACCGACTACTGGTCGCAGAACTGATCCACAAAGCCCTCGCATCGCTGACGGCAGAGCAACAAGCCGTCATCCACTGCCTGTACTTCAGATCACTGACCGGGCTCGAAACCGCAAAAGAACTAGGCCTGCCCCTCGGAACCGTCAAATCCCGCACCCACTACGCCATCAAAACACTCAAGCACGCACTCAAAGAAGCCGGCTTCGCAAAGTAA
- a CDS encoding DNA primase family protein: MRLAAVRDSPATPVGLLPDTLSDRGNAKLFVNLYANDYRHVPGLGWFRWDATRWQMDEDDAVVWAAGDLAENLAVSDPRGIFTPTALQQHRRRALSTSGMNAMLTQARSAPGMVLNATLLDADPYVLCTPAGVVDLRTGLLRTPDPNKDFHSRSTSTGPTHGPTPRWDRFLADTFGDDAEGTEMIDFLHLLLGYSITGDVGGQVMPFLFGSGKNGKSVLLDVLMKLLGDYADAAPPGFLMARPYEGHPTDLAELHGRRVIVCSEVKPGDKFDEARVKLLTGGDRIKARRMRQDFFSFAPTHKLWLLGNHRPEVGTGGFAFWRRMRMIPFERVVSDDRKIDNLADILVAEEGPGILNWLIEGARRYLAGDKDLTGPQRVRIATTAYAETEDHTGRFFEESCALNPEHRAEQTRLYAAYRDWCQNEGAPAISSRAFATRVRDLVGLASPKEMKVSNQRKYYPGIGLLADEETT, from the coding sequence ATGCGCTTGGCAGCAGTGCGGGACAGTCCGGCCACGCCCGTCGGCCTGCTGCCAGATACGCTCTCGGACCGCGGCAACGCCAAACTGTTCGTGAACCTGTATGCCAACGACTACCGTCACGTTCCCGGCCTTGGCTGGTTCCGGTGGGACGCCACCCGCTGGCAGATGGACGAGGACGATGCCGTCGTCTGGGCAGCTGGCGACCTCGCAGAGAACCTGGCCGTCAGCGACCCTCGAGGCATCTTTACCCCGACCGCGCTGCAGCAGCATCGACGCCGGGCCCTGAGCACGTCGGGCATGAACGCCATGCTCACCCAGGCCAGGTCCGCCCCGGGCATGGTCCTCAACGCCACGCTCCTGGACGCTGACCCCTACGTTCTGTGCACCCCCGCAGGCGTGGTCGATCTGCGCACCGGCCTACTGAGAACACCCGACCCGAACAAGGACTTTCACTCCCGCTCGACCTCGACCGGACCGACACACGGCCCTACCCCGCGATGGGACCGCTTCCTTGCCGACACGTTCGGCGACGACGCGGAAGGCACGGAAATGATCGACTTCCTGCACCTGCTGCTGGGCTACTCCATCACCGGCGACGTCGGCGGGCAGGTAATGCCGTTCCTGTTCGGATCCGGCAAGAACGGCAAGTCCGTCCTCCTGGATGTGCTCATGAAACTGTTGGGGGACTACGCCGACGCTGCCCCACCCGGCTTCCTGATGGCCCGCCCCTATGAGGGCCACCCCACCGACCTGGCTGAGCTGCACGGCCGTCGCGTCATCGTGTGCTCCGAGGTCAAACCCGGTGACAAGTTCGACGAGGCACGCGTCAAACTCCTGACCGGCGGGGACCGCATCAAAGCCCGCCGGATGAGGCAGGACTTCTTCAGCTTCGCCCCCACCCACAAGCTCTGGCTGCTGGGCAACCACCGACCCGAAGTCGGCACCGGCGGCTTCGCCTTCTGGCGCCGCATGAGGATGATCCCGTTCGAACGTGTTGTCTCCGACGACCGCAAAATCGACAACCTTGCAGACATCCTGGTCGCTGAAGAAGGCCCCGGCATCCTCAACTGGCTGATCGAGGGGGCACGCCGCTACCTCGCAGGCGACAAAGACCTCACCGGCCCCCAACGAGTCCGCATCGCCACCACCGCCTACGCAGAAACTGAAGACCATACCGGACGTTTCTTCGAAGAGTCCTGCGCTCTCAACCCAGAACATCGAGCCGAGCAGACCAGGCTCTACGCCGCTTACAGGGACTGGTGCCAAAATGAAGGAGCACCTGCCATCTCATCCCGAGCCTTCGCCACCCGGGTACGTGATCTGGTCGGACTCGCGTCGCCAAAGGAAATGAAAGTGTCCAACCAGCGAAAGTACTACCCGGGCATCGGATTGCTTGCCGACGAGGAGACAACGTGA
- a CDS encoding IS3 family transposase (programmed frameshift) translates to MGTSKYSPEFRADAVALYHSSPGGSYASVAKDLGINHETLRTWVRDAEQAARPGAVEATAMEKENRQLRARVKELELEREILRRAAKYFGGRDQLVSSRFQFVDDHRGAFGVKRLCRILMVSRSGFYRWLAGADARAGRAQADVELAEHINRIHQESDGTYGVPRVTAELKDAGVRVNHKRVERVMRKFHIVGLHLRKKVRTTIPEPSAKPVADLLQRDFTAQVPNTKYVGDITYLPIGNGQFLYLATVLDLCSKRLAGWSIADHMRTELVTDALRAAARARGADGLRGAIFHSDNGAQYVSKEFTQVCSELGVTRSRGAVGTSADNAAAESLNATMKRETLQGRKRWNGAREARLAVFRWATRYNTRRRHSRLGQISPITYEQRSTTLATAA, encoded by the exons TTGGGGACGTCGAAGTACTCGCCTGAGTTCCGGGCCGATGCCGTCGCGCTGTACCACTCGAGCCCGGGTGGGTCGTACGCGTCGGTGGCCAAGGACCTGGGCATCAACCACGAGACGCTCCGCACGTGGGTGCGGGATGCCGAGCAGGCAGCCCGGCCTGGGGCGGTGGAGGCCACCGCGATGGAGAAGGAGAACCGGCAGCTGCGGGCGCGGGTGAAGGAACTCGAGCTCGAGCGGGAGATCCTGCGGAGGGCCGCGAAGTATTTTG GCGGGCGAGACCAGCTGGTGAGCAGCCGCTTCCAGTTCGTCGACGATCATCGTGGCGCCTTCGGCGTCAAGCGGCTGTGCCGGATACTCATGGTCTCGCGGTCCGGCTTCTACCGGTGGCTGGCCGGCGCGGACGCGCGGGCCGGCCGGGCCCAGGCGGACGTCGAGCTCGCCGAGCACATCAACCGGATCCATCAGGAATCGGACGGCACCTACGGGGTCCCGCGCGTCACCGCCGAGCTGAAGGATGCCGGGGTGCGGGTCAACCACAAGCGGGTCGAGCGCGTCATGCGCAAATTCCACATCGTCGGGCTGCACCTGCGCAAGAAGGTCCGCACGACCATTCCCGAGCCGTCGGCGAAGCCGGTGGCGGACCTGCTCCAGCGGGACTTCACCGCCCAGGTGCCGAACACCAAGTACGTGGGCGACATCACCTATCTCCCCATCGGCAACGGCCAATTCCTTTATCTGGCAACGGTGTTGGACCTGTGCTCGAAGCGTCTGGCGGGCTGGTCGATCGCCGATCACATGCGCACGGAGCTGGTCACCGACGCGCTCAGGGCCGCAGCGAGAGCCCGCGGCGCCGACGGCCTGCGCGGGGCTATATTTCACAGCGACAACGGGGCGCAATATGTGTCGAAGGAGTTCACCCAGGTCTGCTCGGAGCTGGGCGTAACCAGATCGCGCGGCGCGGTCGGCACAAGTGCGGACAACGCCGCCGCGGAGAGTCTGAACGCGACCATGAAACGCGAGACGCTCCAGGGCCGCAAGCGGTGGAACGGAGCCCGTGAGGCCCGCCTCGCCGTCTTCCGCTGGGCGACCCGCTACAACACCCGCCGACGGCACTCCCGCCTCGGCCAGATCAGCCCGATCACCTACGAACAGCGATCAACTACGCTGGCCACCGCCGCATGA
- a CDS encoding DUF6009 family protein: MSSLITEDEICHETALVWLEDTTDLDYVRQSLDRLPTRRARPAYHRDGRMVGYALLGSNAKPSRSSGTFRRRVFWLLPHDRDTDANGVYATGAPAEAIDPRTLAPASKGCKTERSEGGPPSSAMQELGITLPL, from the coding sequence GTGAGCTCCCTCATCACAGAGGACGAAATCTGCCACGAGACCGCACTCGTCTGGCTCGAGGATACGACCGACCTCGACTACGTACGCCAGAGCCTCGACCGGCTGCCCACCCGCCGAGCCAGACCTGCATACCACCGGGACGGTCGCATGGTGGGATACGCACTCCTTGGCTCCAACGCCAAACCTTCACGCTCATCGGGCACCTTCCGACGACGCGTCTTCTGGCTCCTGCCGCACGACCGAGATACCGACGCCAACGGTGTCTACGCCACCGGAGCACCAGCCGAGGCCATCGACCCCCGGACCCTTGCTCCGGCGAGCAAGGGATGTAAGACCGAACGGTCCGAGGGAGGCCCCCCCTCCAGCGCGATGCAAGAACTAGGCATAACACTCCCTCTCTGA
- a CDS encoding LppU/SCO3897 family protein translates to MRGVVGVVVAGVVVFGLYETWFAGAATAEAGDCLNAANWTATSVVSVGDPEFEIVDCGDARAEFKVMSRESGTDGSCDTRYRRYTQGGSGRDFTLCLDPVK, encoded by the coding sequence GTGAGGGGGGTTGTCGGTGTTGTCGTGGCCGGTGTTGTTGTCTTCGGTCTCTACGAGACGTGGTTTGCGGGTGCTGCGACCGCTGAGGCGGGTGATTGCCTGAACGCGGCGAACTGGACGGCTACCAGTGTGGTCAGTGTCGGTGATCCTGAGTTCGAGATCGTGGACTGCGGTGACGCCAGGGCCGAGTTCAAGGTGATGAGCAGGGAGTCCGGTACGGACGGATCCTGCGATACCCGGTACAGAAGATATACGCAGGGTGGTTCCGGCCGGGACTTCACGCTGTGCCTGGATCCCGTGAAGTGA
- a CDS encoding bifunctional DNA primase/polymerase, which translates to MPAELRISRSDSRQSVPERSVADSLMLATARWCASRGWPVHPLTPGRKTPAGNCPRCREARHSHHRCDCREAGRWCHGFHAATLDRAQIDQWWSHTPDFGVGIACGPAGLVVIDVDAHQQPLPDRHHVLPGIPIPEGVDLRGLANGYHSLAVLAALRGVASPADDVSTLRVQTPSGGLHVWYKATDGRRWQCSTGSGGGRALAWQVDVRAHGGYIIAPGTTTSAGTYTPLGTTREPAPLPTWLAQELERTGHLPAPSVPAPRSVPPRARQAVIAAGGGADRASRTLATVLGEVAACSAVAEGAGFSDKLNRAAFTAGGLVAAGHLAEQAAAQALQEVADVARPRQTRRIEQIIRSGMNAGKQHPLDPGSRS; encoded by the coding sequence ATGCCTGCTGAGCTGCGGATTTCTCGCAGCGACTCAAGGCAGTCAGTCCCTGAACGTTCAGTCGCTGACTCCTTGATGCTGGCTACGGCCAGGTGGTGTGCCAGCCGCGGGTGGCCAGTGCACCCGCTGACGCCTGGACGCAAGACACCAGCCGGAAACTGCCCTCGGTGCCGTGAAGCAAGGCACTCCCACCACAGGTGCGACTGCCGGGAAGCTGGTCGGTGGTGCCACGGATTTCACGCCGCCACCCTCGACAGAGCCCAAATCGACCAGTGGTGGAGCCACACGCCCGATTTCGGTGTGGGCATCGCGTGCGGCCCCGCAGGACTGGTCGTCATCGACGTCGACGCTCACCAGCAGCCGCTCCCGGACCGGCACCACGTCCTGCCCGGCATTCCGATCCCGGAGGGCGTCGACCTCCGGGGACTGGCCAACGGCTACCACTCCCTTGCCGTCCTGGCCGCTTTGCGCGGCGTAGCGAGCCCCGCCGACGACGTGTCCACCCTGCGCGTGCAGACCCCATCAGGAGGGCTTCACGTCTGGTACAAAGCGACTGACGGACGACGCTGGCAGTGCTCGACCGGATCGGGCGGCGGCCGGGCGCTGGCCTGGCAGGTAGACGTGCGTGCCCACGGCGGCTACATCATTGCCCCCGGTACCACAACGAGCGCAGGAACCTACACACCGCTCGGAACGACTCGGGAGCCTGCACCGCTGCCGACGTGGCTGGCCCAAGAACTTGAGCGCACCGGGCACCTTCCGGCTCCGAGTGTTCCTGCCCCGCGGTCTGTTCCGCCACGTGCCCGCCAGGCTGTCATTGCAGCTGGCGGCGGCGCCGACCGGGCCAGCCGCACCCTGGCCACCGTCCTGGGCGAGGTCGCCGCCTGTTCAGCCGTGGCTGAAGGAGCGGGGTTCTCGGACAAGCTCAACCGTGCCGCTTTCACCGCAGGCGGGCTGGTTGCAGCGGGGCACCTGGCTGAGCAAGCTGCCGCCCAGGCACTGCAGGAGGTAGCCGACGTGGCCCGCCCCCGCCAGACGCGCCGAATCGAGCAGATCATTCGCAGCGGCATGAATGCTGGCAAGCAACATCCTTTGGATCCGGGGAGTCGCTCGTGA
- a CDS encoding PAS domain-containing protein: protein MDALFTQSPVGLHVLDTQLRVVRVNTAASGMRGVPVEDVLGKHFAEAYADVSAPDEVEAMLRGVLESGVPVREYLVRTRLAAEQGREKIRSVSVFRLQDPQGAVLGVAVTVVDVTEQEQARARLGFLNTVRERVGRTLDVIATCQELVEALVPGFADAAVVDVVDAVVRGEESPTGELAQDVALRRAAIRARDGLQVQAHPVRDVRTLNLLPPYAQALSDFRPRLVALSPDSPWLDAPRVKAVRAAGAHTLIVAPLALRGTALGVLSFFRTGGGCSLLCVRGDLAGFLVGPRLTPGM, encoded by the coding sequence TTGGATGCCCTGTTCACTCAGTCGCCCGTTGGGCTGCATGTTCTGGATACGCAGCTGCGGGTCGTGCGGGTCAACACCGCCGCGTCGGGCATGCGCGGTGTGCCGGTCGAAGACGTGCTCGGGAAGCATTTCGCCGAGGCGTATGCCGACGTGTCCGCGCCCGATGAGGTGGAGGCGATGCTCCGTGGCGTGCTGGAGAGCGGCGTGCCCGTGCGCGAGTACCTGGTCCGCACGCGGCTGGCAGCCGAACAGGGGCGGGAAAAGATCCGGTCGGTGTCGGTGTTCCGCCTGCAGGACCCGCAGGGGGCGGTCCTGGGAGTGGCTGTCACGGTGGTCGACGTCACGGAACAGGAACAGGCGCGTGCACGGTTGGGTTTCCTGAACACCGTGCGCGAGCGTGTGGGACGGACCCTGGACGTGATCGCCACCTGCCAGGAGCTGGTGGAGGCCTTGGTGCCCGGCTTCGCCGATGCCGCCGTGGTGGACGTCGTGGACGCGGTGGTTCGCGGCGAGGAGTCCCCGACAGGGGAGCTGGCTCAGGACGTTGCTCTGCGCCGTGCCGCCATCCGCGCCCGCGACGGCCTGCAGGTACAGGCCCATCCGGTGCGCGACGTGCGGACCCTCAACTTGCTGCCCCCTTACGCGCAGGCCCTGAGCGATTTCCGTCCTCGTCTGGTGGCTCTGAGTCCCGACAGCCCATGGCTCGATGCCCCCAGGGTCAAGGCGGTGCGTGCAGCCGGGGCGCATACACTCATCGTGGCGCCGCTGGCTTTGCGCGGAACGGCTCTGGGAGTATTGAGCTTTTTCCGCACTGGCGGAGGGTGTTCACTTCTCTGTGTAAGGGGTGATCTTGCTGGGTTCCTGGTTGGGCCCCGTCTGACACCAGGAATGTGA
- the htpG gene encoding molecular chaperone HtpG, whose product MGSSVETLEFQAESRQLLQMVIHSIYSNKDIFLRELISNASDALDKLRLESLTESELEVDISDLHIVLDIDKDTRTLTIRDNGIGMSRDDVVELIGTIAKSGTASLLDKLKDAKDAAAAQSLIGQFGVGFYSAFMVADKVTLRTRRAGNSSGTWWESDGEGTYQIQEVDDLPVGTSVTLNLKPADSEDGLADYLAEWKIRQIVKQYSDFIRWPIRMATERTDADGAPSHTVDTLNSMKALWARPRSEVSDAEYTEFYKQISHDWLAPAETIHMRAEGTFEYEALLFIPAQAPFDLFSRETRPGVQLYVKRVFIMDDCDALMPNYLRFVKGVVDAHDLSLNISREILQHDRQIRGVRRRLVKKVLGALKAMQAGDAERYTELWAQFGRALKEGLIEDGDSIDVLLELVSAASTHDPEKPTTLREYVGRMKDGQDAIYYLTGETRAMVENSPHMEAFAAKEYEVLILTDPVDEIWTDQIEAFDGHRLQSVAKGQVDLDERADDDQEPGAEKAKREQDYAALLPWLTTTLSEHIKQVRLSSRLTTSAACIVGDAHDMTPNLEKMYRAMGQQMPTIKRTLELNPTHPLIAALRSAHETKPDDPALAEIAELVYGSALLAEGGELLDPARFTRLLTDHLPHPL is encoded by the coding sequence GTGGGTAGCAGCGTCGAAACCCTGGAGTTCCAGGCCGAGTCCCGTCAGTTGCTGCAGATGGTGATCCACTCGATCTACTCAAACAAGGACATCTTCCTGCGCGAGCTGATCTCGAACGCGTCTGACGCACTGGACAAGCTGAGGCTGGAGTCGCTGACCGAGTCCGAACTCGAAGTCGACATCTCCGACCTGCATATAGTCCTGGACATCGATAAGGACACCCGCACGCTGACGATCCGAGACAACGGGATCGGCATGAGCCGGGACGACGTCGTCGAGCTGATCGGCACGATTGCCAAGTCCGGTACCGCCAGCCTGCTGGACAAGCTCAAGGACGCGAAGGACGCCGCCGCGGCGCAGAGCCTGATCGGCCAGTTCGGCGTCGGCTTCTACTCGGCGTTCATGGTCGCCGACAAGGTCACCTTGCGCACCCGGCGGGCCGGCAACAGCTCCGGCACCTGGTGGGAGTCCGACGGCGAGGGCACCTACCAGATCCAGGAAGTCGACGACCTGCCCGTGGGAACCTCGGTCACCTTGAACCTCAAGCCCGCCGACAGCGAGGACGGGCTGGCCGACTACCTGGCAGAGTGGAAAATTCGCCAGATTGTGAAGCAGTACTCGGATTTCATCCGCTGGCCGATCCGGATGGCCACCGAGCGCACCGACGCTGACGGCGCCCCCTCGCACACGGTCGACACACTCAACTCGATGAAGGCGCTGTGGGCCCGGCCACGCAGCGAGGTGTCCGACGCCGAATACACCGAGTTCTACAAGCAGATCAGCCACGACTGGCTCGCCCCGGCCGAGACCATCCATATGCGCGCCGAGGGCACCTTCGAGTACGAGGCACTGCTGTTCATCCCCGCGCAGGCACCGTTCGACTTGTTCTCCCGCGAGACCAGGCCTGGCGTGCAGCTGTACGTCAAGCGCGTTTTCATCATGGACGACTGCGACGCGCTCATGCCGAACTACCTGCGCTTCGTCAAGGGCGTTGTGGACGCCCACGACCTGTCCTTGAACATCTCCCGCGAGATCCTCCAGCACGACCGACAGATCCGCGGCGTACGCCGGCGCCTGGTCAAGAAGGTTCTCGGCGCACTGAAGGCCATGCAGGCAGGCGACGCCGAGCGTTACACGGAACTGTGGGCCCAGTTCGGCCGAGCGCTCAAGGAAGGCCTGATCGAGGACGGCGACAGCATCGACGTTCTTCTAGAGCTGGTGTCGGCCGCCTCCACGCACGACCCGGAGAAGCCCACTACCTTGCGCGAGTACGTCGGACGCATGAAGGACGGCCAGGACGCCATCTACTACCTGACCGGCGAGACCCGCGCGATGGTGGAGAACTCCCCGCACATGGAGGCCTTCGCTGCCAAGGAATACGAGGTCCTGATCCTCACCGACCCGGTCGACGAGATATGGACCGACCAGATCGAGGCCTTCGACGGCCACCGCCTGCAGTCCGTCGCCAAGGGCCAGGTCGACCTCGACGAGCGGGCCGACGACGACCAGGAACCTGGAGCCGAGAAGGCCAAGCGCGAACAGGATTACGCAGCCCTGCTGCCCTGGCTGACGACGACCCTGTCCGAACACATCAAGCAGGTCCGGCTCTCCTCCCGGCTGACGACGTCGGCAGCCTGCATCGTCGGCGACGCTCACGACATGACCCCGAACCTGGAGAAGATGTACCGGGCCATGGGGCAGCAGATGCCCACCATTAAGCGGACCCTGGAGCTCAACCCCACTCACCCCCTCATCGCCGCACTGCGCTCGGCCCACGAGACCAAGCCCGATGACCCCGCCCTCGCGGAGATTGCCGAGCTGGTCTACGGCAGCGCGCTGCTCGCCGAAGGTGGCGAACTTCTCGACCCCGCCCGCTTCACCCGGCTGCTCACCGACCACCTGCCCCACCCGCTCTGA